The following are from one region of the Nocardia terpenica genome:
- a CDS encoding MarR family transcriptional regulator has product MGSRYFFDEQAAVLAALANSPDPCTAAELAHLTGLPVDGRARPSVPAILALLEQDNMVRRGRPAWMLTKAAPANPAAGKHQLTGTEIRALLTMRDVPWPRTSHGLARATGGPYAPMTRAVHWLARHRPQWVESVPTWHLDAGIPMPGKPAAREGT; this is encoded by the coding sequence GTGGGCTCTCGCTACTTCTTCGACGAGCAAGCCGCCGTCTTGGCCGCGCTGGCCAACTCCCCCGACCCCTGCACCGCCGCCGAACTCGCCCACCTCACCGGCCTACCGGTCGACGGGCGCGCCCGACCATCGGTACCGGCGATCTTGGCCCTCTTGGAGCAGGACAACATGGTGCGCCGAGGACGACCGGCGTGGATGCTCACCAAGGCTGCCCCCGCGAATCCTGCCGCTGGGAAGCATCAGCTTACCGGCACCGAGATCCGTGCGTTGCTGACGATGCGCGACGTGCCGTGGCCGCGTACGTCCCACGGCCTGGCGCGCGCCACCGGCGGCCCGTATGCCCCGATGACCAGGGCCGTGCACTGGCTCGCACGCCACAGACCGCAGTGGGTCGAATCGGTGCCGACATGGCACCTCGACGCGGGCATCCCGATGCCCGGTAAGCCCGCGGCGCGGGAGGGGACATGA
- a CDS encoding GNAT family N-acetyltransferase, whose amino-acid sequence MTAHLSESLAFEHYTAPQARELREVVEDIYRRSYVEAIASGDPFDSPTEFMHRFDAYTDPARGNGFELVLARVNGQPAGQAWGWPLAPDTPWWEISQLEENGDLAEFTVETGSRTFALSEIMVCLEHQGRGIARALHDELLQGRREQRATLLVESKNTRAYRAYTRWGWRRAGTMVPPWPSAPQFDVLIRGLP is encoded by the coding sequence GTGACCGCGCACCTCTCCGAAAGCCTGGCGTTCGAGCACTACACGGCGCCGCAAGCGCGTGAGTTGCGCGAGGTCGTCGAGGACATCTACAGGCGGTCGTACGTCGAGGCCATCGCATCCGGCGACCCGTTCGACTCGCCGACCGAATTCATGCATAGATTCGACGCATACACCGACCCGGCCCGCGGGAATGGATTCGAACTGGTATTGGCCCGAGTCAACGGCCAACCCGCCGGTCAGGCATGGGGGTGGCCGCTGGCTCCGGATACGCCCTGGTGGGAAATATCGCAGCTGGAGGAGAACGGCGACCTAGCCGAATTCACAGTCGAAACCGGTTCTCGCACATTCGCGCTTAGCGAGATCATGGTGTGCCTCGAACACCAGGGCCGAGGCATCGCGCGGGCCTTGCACGATGAATTGTTACAGGGCCGGAGGGAGCAGCGGGCAACGTTGCTTGTCGAATCGAAAAACACTCGCGCATATCGTGCATATACACGATGGGGATGGCGACGTGCCGGAACTATGGTCCCGCCCTGGCCCAGCGCGCCGCAGTTCGATGTCTTGATCCGAGGTCTTCCGTAG
- a CDS encoding TetR/AcrR family transcriptional regulator, producing the protein MASDTPPPGSLRPGGRTARVRESVLRVAGDLLAAHGVARLDLAEVAARAGVGKTTVYRRWRTPAGLVADLLTEMAETSLPHADTGSLRGDLRANARLVAATLTDPRQGPLFTSLVAAATSDPEAAAALHRFYDTRLAEWTPCIEAAATRGEIPPETDPRAVLSAVSAPLYYRLLASGDPIDDDTAVTAADSAVLAARAGLFARAARSGSDHAR; encoded by the coding sequence ATGGCATCGGACACACCCCCACCGGGCTCGCTGCGGCCGGGCGGCCGGACCGCGCGCGTGCGCGAATCGGTGCTGCGCGTCGCGGGCGACCTGCTGGCCGCGCACGGCGTCGCGCGACTGGACCTGGCCGAGGTGGCGGCGCGGGCCGGGGTCGGCAAGACCACCGTGTACCGCCGCTGGCGCACCCCGGCCGGACTCGTCGCCGACCTGCTGACCGAGATGGCGGAAACCTCACTGCCGCACGCGGATACCGGCTCGCTGCGCGGCGACCTGCGCGCCAACGCCCGCCTGGTCGCCGCGACGCTGACCGATCCCCGGCAGGGTCCGCTGTTCACATCCCTTGTCGCCGCGGCAACCTCGGACCCCGAGGCCGCCGCGGCCCTGCACCGCTTCTACGACACCCGCCTCGCCGAATGGACCCCGTGCATCGAGGCCGCCGCCACCCGCGGCGAAATACCACCCGAAACCGACCCCCGCGCAGTACTTTCCGCGGTCTCCGCACCGCTGTACTACCGCCTGCTGGCCAGCGGCGACCCCATCGACGACGACACCGCCGTCACCGCCGCCGACTCGGCCGTTCTCGCGGCCCGGGCGGGACTGTTCGCGCGGGCCGCGCGCTCCGGTTCGGATCACGCCCGGTGA
- a CDS encoding aldo/keto reductase, protein MEYRRVGSSGLLVPALSFGAGTFGGRGELFSAWGDTDARQARRLVDIALEAGVTLFDTADVYSDGASEEVLGEAIRGRRDRVLLSTKASLPTGPGPQQAGSGRGRLIGAVESSLRRLGTDYLDLFQLHAFDAGTPVEEVLSALHDLVRAGKIRYVGASNFAGWQLMKSLAAADRYGFPRYVAHQVYYSLVGRDYEWELMPLGNDQGVGALVWSPLGWGRLTGRIRRGQPPPADSRLHRTAEAGPPVADDLLYDVVDVLDEIAAETGRSVPQIALNWLLARPTVSSVIVGARNEDQLRQNLGAVGWRLDADQIARLDRASAVTPPYPHYPYHRLPDFARLNPPLV, encoded by the coding sequence ATGGAGTATCGGCGCGTGGGTTCGTCGGGTCTGCTGGTTCCGGCGCTGAGCTTCGGCGCGGGCACCTTCGGCGGGCGCGGCGAACTGTTCTCGGCCTGGGGCGACACCGATGCGCGGCAGGCCCGCAGGCTGGTCGACATCGCCCTGGAGGCCGGGGTCACCCTGTTCGACACCGCGGACGTCTATTCGGACGGCGCCTCGGAAGAGGTGCTGGGCGAGGCGATCCGGGGCCGCCGCGACCGAGTCCTGCTGTCCACCAAGGCATCCCTGCCCACCGGGCCCGGGCCGCAACAGGCCGGGTCGGGTCGTGGCCGGTTGATCGGCGCGGTGGAATCGTCGCTGCGCCGCCTGGGCACCGACTACCTCGACCTGTTCCAGCTACACGCGTTCGACGCGGGCACCCCGGTGGAGGAGGTGCTGTCGGCCCTGCACGATCTGGTGCGCGCGGGCAAGATCCGCTACGTCGGCGCCTCCAACTTCGCGGGCTGGCAGCTGATGAAATCGCTGGCGGCGGCGGACCGATACGGCTTCCCCCGCTACGTCGCCCATCAGGTGTACTACTCGCTCGTCGGCCGCGACTACGAGTGGGAGCTCATGCCGCTGGGCAACGATCAGGGCGTGGGCGCGCTGGTCTGGAGCCCGCTCGGCTGGGGCAGGCTCACCGGCAGAATCCGTCGCGGCCAACCGCCTCCGGCCGACAGCCGCCTGCACCGGACCGCCGAGGCCGGGCCGCCCGTCGCCGACGACCTGCTCTACGACGTGGTCGACGTGCTCGACGAGATCGCCGCCGAGACCGGGCGATCGGTGCCGCAGATCGCCCTCAACTGGCTGCTCGCGCGCCCCACGGTGTCCTCGGTCATCGTCGGCGCCCGCAACGAGGACCAGCTGCGCCAGAACCTGGGCGCGGTGGGCTGGCGCCTGGATGCCGACCAGATCGCCCGCCTGGACCGGGCCAGCGCCGTCACCCCGCCCTATCCCCACTACCCGTACCACCGCCTGCCCGACTTCGCGCGGCTGAATCCGCCGCTGGTATAG
- a CDS encoding bifunctional nitrate reductase/sulfite reductase flavoprotein subunit alpha translates to MPETVSGRGSTTTATTCSYCGVGCGITVETGIGEHGAPVIAKVRGDKLHPVNAGRLCTKGATHAELMRAPGRMTTAHLRPARGQAPTPVPVDDAVRAAAERLRAIVEEHGPDAVALYVSGQMSLESQYLATKLAKGYLRTIHIEANSRLCMASAGTGYKQSLGADGPPGSYDDIDHADLFFVIGANMADCHPILFLRMADRRKAGARLIVVDPRRTETATHADLFLQIAPGTDLALLNGLLHLLLENGDIDKDFIAEHTEGWAAMPEFLADYPPARVAELTGLAEADIRTAARWIGEAGEWMSLWTMGLNQSTHGTWNTNALCNLHLATGAICRTGSGPFSLTGQPNAMGGREMGYMGPGLPGQRSTLSPADRAFVETAWGLEPGTIRAEAGPGTIEMFRGLAEGRIKACWIICSNPVATVANRKTVIAGLEAAELVIVQDVYTETATTAYADVLLPATLWTESEGVMVNSERTVSLLGRAVDPVGEARPDWRLIADVATAMGFDGFDFASSAEVFDEIRGFANPATGYDLRGIDYDALRAGPMQWPCPDSDRRRNPIRYRNDGVSQHPFVDADGHRPALAFATPSRRAVFWPRPHLAPDEMPDDDYPFVLNTGRLQHQWHTMTKTGRIDKLTRLDGKPFLEIHPGDAERLAVRDGDQIEIASRRGRAVLPVLVSDRVLVGNTFAPFHWNDEQGEYLTVNAVTNDAVDADSLQPEFKVCAVALRRVAAVPEPETAPGIALPTRAPAHPLATVLGLDTATTPTLGESERVYLAGYLAALQAIPVQGQPVLPESAPLSDRARSWVNGLLAGMYSRAAETPTAPADSGARAITVLWASQTGTAEELATTVTTRLAEAGYTPRLLEMNSCELTDLIGDALVITSTFGDGGPPDNGADFWDRLHESAIRLAELRYAVFALGDSSYDDFCGYGRKVDTALAGHGATRLLPRVDSEPDHDPLSSHWVEEVLAALGSESDSTVPQSFSPPPRPQAAGRTMTLSRPSVRERTRQQAAQFTRSAPLAAPLIRNELLTRPGAAKEVRQFGFDLSDSDASYEVGDSLGVWPTNSEELVAEWLAVTGLDGQRLIEIDDREPTFEQALRTHYDITRVSHDLLNFIAAHNPSPQLAKLLRHDNNNELDQYLWDRQAVDVLRDFPVRADLVEWLGALKKLQPRQYSISSSPLVSPREVQLTVGVVRYGDPAARRGGVCSTYLADRGRAAAVPVFLQRAPHFRPPLDRNAPMIMVGPGTGIAPFRGFLQERRALGCGGRNWLFFGDQHAADNFYYRDEIEDMFRSGFLTRLDLAFSRDQRERIYVQHKMIEHGAELWAWLSDGGHLYVCGDATRMAVDVDDALLRIARVHGRLDDDGARAFKKQLVAEKRYVRDVY, encoded by the coding sequence ATGCCGGAAACAGTTTCGGGTCGCGGTTCCACGACCACCGCCACGACGTGCTCGTACTGCGGTGTCGGCTGCGGGATCACGGTCGAGACCGGCATCGGCGAGCACGGCGCACCGGTCATCGCGAAGGTGCGCGGCGACAAGCTGCACCCGGTCAATGCCGGACGCCTGTGCACCAAGGGCGCCACCCACGCCGAGCTGATGCGCGCACCCGGCCGGATGACCACCGCCCACCTGCGCCCCGCCCGCGGCCAGGCCCCCACCCCGGTCCCGGTCGACGACGCCGTCCGCGCCGCCGCCGAGCGGTTGCGCGCGATCGTCGAGGAGCACGGACCCGACGCCGTCGCCCTCTACGTTTCGGGGCAGATGTCGCTGGAGTCGCAGTATCTGGCGACCAAGCTGGCCAAGGGCTATCTGCGCACCATCCACATCGAGGCCAACTCCCGGCTGTGCATGGCCAGCGCGGGCACCGGATACAAGCAGTCGCTGGGCGCGGACGGCCCGCCCGGCTCCTACGACGACATCGACCACGCCGACCTGTTCTTCGTGATCGGCGCGAATATGGCCGACTGTCATCCGATCCTGTTCCTGCGCATGGCCGATCGCCGCAAGGCGGGCGCGCGACTGATCGTGGTGGACCCGCGGCGCACCGAAACCGCCACGCACGCCGACCTTTTCCTACAGATCGCGCCCGGCACCGATCTGGCGCTGCTGAACGGGCTGCTGCACCTGCTGCTCGAAAACGGGGACATCGACAAGGATTTCATCGCCGAGCACACCGAGGGCTGGGCGGCCATGCCGGAGTTTTTGGCCGACTATCCCCCGGCCCGGGTCGCCGAGCTCACCGGCCTCGCCGAGGCCGACATCCGCACCGCGGCACGCTGGATCGGCGAGGCGGGCGAGTGGATGTCGCTGTGGACGATGGGTCTCAACCAGTCCACGCACGGCACCTGGAACACCAACGCGCTCTGCAATCTTCATCTGGCGACGGGCGCGATCTGCCGCACCGGCAGCGGGCCGTTCTCGCTGACCGGGCAGCCGAATGCCATGGGCGGCAGGGAGATGGGCTACATGGGGCCGGGCCTGCCCGGGCAGCGCAGCACGCTCTCCCCCGCCGACCGCGCCTTCGTCGAGACCGCCTGGGGCCTCGAGCCCGGCACCATCCGCGCCGAGGCCGGGCCGGGCACCATCGAGATGTTCCGCGGCCTGGCCGAGGGCCGGATCAAGGCGTGCTGGATCATCTGCAGCAATCCCGTTGCCACCGTGGCGAATCGCAAGACGGTCATCGCCGGGCTGGAGGCGGCCGAGCTGGTGATCGTGCAGGACGTCTACACCGAGACCGCCACCACCGCCTACGCCGACGTGCTGCTGCCCGCCACGCTGTGGACGGAATCGGAAGGGGTGATGGTGAATTCGGAGCGCACGGTCTCGCTGCTGGGGCGCGCGGTGGACCCGGTCGGCGAGGCCCGGCCGGACTGGCGGCTGATCGCCGACGTCGCCACCGCCATGGGCTTCGACGGCTTCGACTTCGCCTCCAGCGCCGAGGTTTTCGACGAGATCCGCGGTTTCGCCAATCCGGCCACGGGTTACGACCTGCGCGGCATCGACTACGACGCGTTGCGCGCGGGACCGATGCAGTGGCCGTGCCCCGATTCGGACCGGCGGCGCAACCCGATTCGCTATCGCAACGACGGCGTGAGCCAACACCCGTTCGTCGACGCGGACGGCCATCGGCCCGCACTGGCATTCGCCACTCCCAGTCGACGCGCGGTGTTCTGGCCGCGCCCGCACCTGGCGCCGGACGAGATGCCGGACGACGATTACCCGTTCGTGCTCAATACCGGCCGCCTGCAGCATCAGTGGCACACCATGACCAAGACGGGCCGGATCGACAAGCTCACTCGGCTGGACGGGAAACCGTTCCTGGAGATCCATCCGGGCGATGCCGAGCGGTTGGCGGTGCGCGACGGCGATCAGATCGAGATCGCCTCGCGCCGCGGGCGGGCGGTGCTGCCGGTGCTGGTCAGCGATCGGGTCCTGGTCGGCAACACGTTCGCGCCGTTCCACTGGAACGACGAGCAGGGCGAGTACCTGACCGTGAACGCCGTGACCAACGACGCCGTCGACGCGGATTCGCTGCAGCCGGAATTCAAGGTGTGCGCGGTGGCGCTGCGCCGGGTGGCGGCGGTCCCGGAACCGGAGACCGCGCCGGGCATCGCCCTGCCCACCCGCGCACCCGCGCATCCGTTGGCCACCGTCCTCGGCCTCGATACAGCGACGACACCGACGCTCGGCGAGAGCGAGCGGGTCTACCTCGCCGGATATCTCGCGGCGTTGCAGGCGATTCCGGTGCAGGGCCAGCCGGTGCTGCCGGAGTCGGCCCCGCTGTCGGACCGGGCCCGGTCCTGGGTGAACGGGCTGCTGGCGGGCATGTACTCCCGCGCCGCCGAAACACCCACGGCCCCTGCCGATTCCGGCGCCCGCGCGATCACGGTGCTGTGGGCGTCGCAGACCGGGACCGCCGAGGAGCTGGCCACCACGGTGACCACCCGGCTGGCCGAGGCGGGGTACACGCCGCGGCTGCTGGAGATGAATTCCTGTGAGCTGACCGATCTCATCGGCGACGCCCTGGTCATCACCAGCACGTTCGGCGACGGCGGCCCGCCGGACAACGGCGCGGATTTCTGGGATCGGCTGCACGAGAGCGCGATTCGGCTGGCCGAACTGCGCTACGCGGTCTTCGCCCTCGGCGACTCCTCCTACGACGACTTCTGCGGGTACGGCCGCAAGGTCGACACCGCGCTCGCCGGGCACGGCGCGACTCGGCTGCTGCCGCGGGTGGACAGCGAACCCGATCACGATCCGCTGTCGTCGCACTGGGTCGAGGAGGTGCTGGCGGCGCTCGGCTCCGAATCCGATAGCACCGTCCCGCAATCGTTTTCGCCGCCCCCGCGCCCGCAGGCCGCGGGCCGGACCATGACGCTGTCGCGCCCGTCGGTGCGCGAGCGCACCCGGCAGCAGGCCGCGCAGTTCACCCGGAGCGCACCGCTGGCCGCGCCGCTGATCCGCAACGAACTGCTGACCCGGCCGGGCGCGGCGAAGGAGGTGCGGCAGTTCGGTTTCGACCTGTCCGACAGCGATGCCAGCTACGAGGTCGGCGACTCGCTGGGCGTCTGGCCCACCAATTCCGAAGAGCTGGTGGCGGAATGGCTCGCCGTCACCGGACTGGACGGACAGCGCCTGATCGAAATCGACGATCGCGAGCCGACCTTCGAGCAGGCCCTGCGCACCCACTACGACATCACCAGGGTCAGCCACGATCTGCTGAATTTCATCGCGGCGCACAACCCCAGCCCGCAGCTGGCCAAGCTGCTGCGCCACGACAACAACAACGAGCTGGACCAGTACCTGTGGGACCGGCAGGCCGTCGACGTGCTGCGCGACTTCCCGGTGCGCGCCGATCTCGTCGAATGGCTGGGCGCGCTGAAAAAGCTGCAGCCGCGCCAATACTCGATCTCCTCCAGTCCGCTGGTGAGCCCGCGCGAGGTGCAGCTGACGGTGGGCGTGGTGCGCTACGGCGACCCGGCCGCCCGGCGCGGCGGGGTCTGTTCGACCTATCTCGCCGACCGGGGCCGGGCGGCGGCGGTGCCGGTATTCCTGCAGCGCGCACCGCATTTCCGACCGCCGCTGGACCGGAACGCCCCGATGATCATGGTGGGGCCAGGCACCGGCATCGCGCCGTTTCGCGGCTTCCTGCAGGAGCGGCGCGCGCTGGGCTGCGGCGGCCGCAACTGGCTGTTCTTCGGCGATCAGCACGCCGCCGACAACTTCTACTACCGCGACGAGATCGAGGACATGTTCCGCTCCGGCTTCCTCACCCGGCTGGACCTGGCCTTCTCCCGCGATCAGCGGGAGCGGATCTACGTGCAGCACAAGATGATCGAGCACGGGGCGGAGCTGTGGGCCTGGCTATCGGACGGCGGTCACCTCTACGTCTGCGGCGACGCCACCCGCATGGCCGTCGACGTCGACGATGCCCTGCTGCGGATCGCCCGGGTGCACGGCAGGCTCGACGACGACGGCGCCCGCGCGTTCAAGAAGCAGCTCGTCGCCGAGAAGCGCTACGTCCGCGACGTGTACTGA
- a CDS encoding demethylmenaquinone methyltransferase, whose amino-acid sequence MAKTESFRASLDKQPHEVASMFDGVAERYDLTNTVISAGQDRYWRWATRRALGLRPGERVLDLAAGTGVSTLEFGKSGAYCVASDFSKGMLEAGRHRRVPMVAGDATALPFADEVFDAVTISYGLRNVSESDAALREMLRVTKPGGRLVVAEFSTPVFGPFRTVYMEYLMRALPRVARAVSSNPDAYVYLAESIRAWPNQRQLALRIADAGWSAVQWRNLTGGIVALHRAYKLQ is encoded by the coding sequence GTGGCGAAGACAGAGTCGTTCCGGGCCTCCCTGGACAAGCAACCGCACGAGGTGGCGTCGATGTTCGACGGGGTCGCCGAGCGGTACGACCTCACCAATACCGTGATCTCCGCAGGGCAGGACCGGTACTGGCGCTGGGCGACCCGGCGGGCGCTGGGGCTGCGGCCGGGCGAGCGGGTGCTGGACCTGGCCGCCGGGACCGGGGTGTCGACGCTGGAATTCGGCAAGTCCGGCGCCTACTGCGTCGCCTCCGACTTCTCCAAGGGCATGCTCGAGGCCGGGCGGCACCGCAGGGTGCCGATGGTGGCCGGGGACGCCACCGCGCTGCCGTTCGCGGACGAGGTGTTCGACGCGGTCACCATCTCCTACGGGCTGCGCAATGTCTCCGAATCGGACGCGGCGCTGCGCGAGATGCTCCGGGTGACCAAGCCCGGCGGGCGGCTCGTGGTCGCGGAGTTCTCCACACCGGTGTTCGGGCCGTTCCGCACCGTCTACATGGAGTATCTGATGCGGGCGCTGCCGCGGGTGGCGCGCGCCGTGAGCAGCAATCCGGACGCCTACGTCTATCTGGCCGAATCCATTCGGGCGTGGCCGAATCAGCGGCAGCTGGCGCTGCGCATCGCCGACGCCGGATGGTCGGCGGTGCAGTGGCGCAATCTCACCGGCGGGATCGTCGCGCTGCATCGGGCGTACAAGCTGCAGTAG